Proteins encoded within one genomic window of Lysinibacillus sphaericus:
- a CDS encoding response regulator — MRYFIVDDDRASRVMLKQIIEDSGLGTVIGEARNGVDAIPQILMTQPEFVLIDLLMPKLDGIATVEHLLQNRFEGQFIMISQVVNKEMVGEAYEQGIDFFIHKPINRIEVENVLRKTTEQFRLKNSLLVIRQSLTNIDLSEQINNKATSRDHIQSILNDMGIVGEIGSEDIIAIIETLLAHQHKIAPLPPLKELYEEIAAVTKSTPDEILKESKAIEQRVRRTILAAMINLANLGVVDYTNSEFEYYAPRYFDFKEIRQLMTQIEDHGNRKAKVNIKKFIQVLYSDILTKVN; from the coding sequence ATGAGGTATTTTATTGTAGATGATGATCGTGCAAGCCGCGTGATGCTAAAACAAATTATTGAAGATAGTGGTTTAGGTACAGTAATCGGCGAAGCACGCAATGGAGTAGATGCCATTCCACAAATATTAATGACACAACCTGAATTTGTACTAATCGACTTACTTATGCCTAAGTTAGATGGTATAGCAACAGTGGAGCATCTTCTTCAGAATCGATTTGAAGGACAGTTTATTATGATTTCACAAGTTGTGAATAAGGAAATGGTCGGCGAGGCCTATGAACAAGGGATAGATTTCTTTATTCATAAACCCATTAACCGTATTGAGGTTGAAAATGTTTTACGCAAAACAACGGAACAATTTCGCCTAAAAAATTCCCTATTAGTTATACGACAATCGCTAACGAACATCGATCTAAGTGAGCAAATAAACAATAAAGCTACATCGCGAGACCACATCCAATCGATCTTAAATGATATGGGGATTGTCGGTGAAATTGGAAGTGAGGATATTATAGCAATTATTGAAACATTATTAGCTCATCAGCACAAAATTGCGCCACTTCCTCCATTAAAAGAGCTCTATGAGGAAATAGCAGCTGTCACAAAGTCAACTCCTGATGAAATATTGAAAGAGAGTAAAGCGATTGAACAGCGTGTACGTCGAACGATTTTAGCTGCCATGATTAATCTCGCCAATTTAGGTGTCGTTGATTATACAAACTCTGAATTTGAATATTATGCACCTCGATACTTTGATTTTAAAGAGATTCGCCAGCTTATGACGCAAATCGAAGACCACGGGAATCGCAAAGCAAAGGTCAATATTAAAAAGTTTATTCAGGTGTTATATTCAGACATTTTAACAAAAGTAAATTAA
- a CDS encoding cation:dicarboxylate symporter family transporter: protein MKKKFKISLAAQILIGLILGIIIGGIFYGNPKVETYLQPLGDIFLHLIKMIVVPIIISTLIVGVAGTGDMKQLGRLGGKSLIYFEIITTVAIVVGLLSANLFQPGAGINMNELSQGDISKYVSTTEEVQHEGPFDIIVGIVPTNIIQSMAEGNMLAIIFFSVIFGLGVAAIGERGKPVLDFFQGVADAMFWVTNLVMKFAPIGVFGLIGVTVSKYGFASLIPLGKLAILVYATMLFFIFVILGLVAKFAGVNIFYLIRVLKDELILAFSTASSEAVLPRVMLKMEKLGAPKDIVSFVIPTGYSFNLDGSTLYQAIAALFIAQMYGIHLSIGEQITLMLVLMVTSKGIAGVPGVSFVVLLATLGTVGIPIEGLAFIAGIDRILDMGRTVVNVIGNSLASLVMAKWEGRFDKEKMKNYFKENENLA, encoded by the coding sequence TTGAAAAAGAAATTTAAAATCAGTTTAGCCGCTCAAATTTTAATCGGTTTGATTTTAGGTATAATTATTGGTGGTATCTTTTATGGTAACCCCAAAGTTGAAACATATTTACAACCATTAGGGGATATCTTCCTACATCTAATTAAGATGATTGTAGTACCTATTATCATTTCGACTTTAATTGTTGGTGTTGCTGGAACTGGAGACATGAAACAGCTCGGAAGATTAGGCGGAAAATCGCTTATTTACTTTGAAATCATTACAACAGTAGCGATTGTTGTTGGATTACTTTCAGCAAACCTGTTCCAACCAGGTGCTGGCATCAATATGAACGAACTTTCGCAAGGGGATATTTCAAAATACGTTTCAACAACTGAAGAAGTACAGCATGAAGGTCCATTTGATATTATTGTAGGTATTGTACCGACAAATATTATTCAATCAATGGCTGAAGGCAATATGCTTGCCATCATCTTCTTCTCTGTTATTTTTGGTTTAGGGGTAGCTGCAATTGGAGAACGAGGTAAACCAGTATTGGACTTCTTCCAAGGTGTAGCAGATGCTATGTTCTGGGTAACGAACCTTGTGATGAAATTCGCTCCAATTGGGGTATTTGGTTTAATTGGTGTAACCGTTTCCAAATATGGTTTTGCTTCCCTCATACCTTTAGGTAAGCTTGCAATACTTGTATATGCCACAATGTTATTCTTCATCTTTGTTATTCTTGGCCTCGTTGCAAAATTTGCCGGTGTCAACATTTTCTACTTAATCAGAGTGTTAAAAGATGAGTTAATTTTAGCCTTCTCCACTGCTAGCTCGGAAGCTGTCTTACCACGAGTGATGTTGAAAATGGAGAAATTAGGTGCACCAAAAGATATTGTTTCTTTTGTTATTCCAACAGGTTATTCTTTTAACTTAGATGGTTCAACATTGTATCAAGCAATTGCTGCATTATTCATTGCCCAAATGTATGGTATTCACTTAAGCATCGGGGAACAAATTACATTAATGCTTGTATTAATGGTTACTTCTAAAGGGATTGCCGGTGTACCAGGCGTATCATTCGTAGTATTACTTGCCACTTTAGGTACTGTTGGTATTCCAATCGAAGGTTTAGCATTTATTGCTGGTATCGACCGTATCCTTGATATGGGACGAACAGTAGTTAACGTAATCGGTAACTCACTAGCTTCATTAGTAATGGCGAAATGGGAAGGCCGCTTCGATAAAGAAAAAATGAAAAACTACTTTAAAGAAAATGAAAATTTAGCATAA
- a CDS encoding RraA family protein gives MAKVEISFKHLPTTAISDATGGHTNLRSDIKPLADHFKIAGRAVTVRLPDGENGAVLEAIRAASEGDILVIDAKGNRNRAVAGDFVISLAKGMGVQAFVVDGVIRDIAAIRELDFPVFSLGTTVAAGNKNGGGKVNVPIAIGGVTVQPGDYIIGDVDGVIVVPQEDAERIVAAAEAKVEKDEVRAQEAHVNGKASIIAYLDKVLTK, from the coding sequence ATGGCAAAGGTGGAAATAAGTTTTAAACATTTACCAACGACAGCAATTTCAGATGCAACTGGGGGACATACAAATTTACGCAGTGACATTAAACCGTTAGCAGACCATTTTAAAATAGCAGGTCGAGCGGTTACTGTACGTTTACCAGATGGCGAAAATGGAGCTGTACTTGAAGCGATTCGAGCAGCTAGCGAGGGTGATATTTTGGTCATTGATGCAAAGGGTAATAGAAATCGTGCGGTAGCAGGAGATTTTGTTATTTCTTTAGCAAAGGGTATGGGTGTACAGGCCTTTGTAGTAGACGGGGTTATTCGTGATATTGCCGCGATTCGGGAACTAGATTTTCCTGTATTTTCACTTGGGACAACCGTAGCAGCAGGCAACAAAAATGGAGGTGGTAAAGTGAATGTGCCAATCGCAATTGGCGGTGTAACAGTGCAACCAGGTGATTATATTATTGGAGATGTAGATGGCGTTATTGTCGTGCCTCAAGAGGATGCAGAGCGTATTGTTGCAGCCGCTGAGGCGAAAGTCGAAAAGGATGAAGTGCGTGCACAAGAAGCCCATGTCAATGGCAAAGCGTCTATTATTGCTTATTTAGATAAAGTACTGACAAAATAA
- a CDS encoding methyl-accepting chemotaxis protein has translation MSTKLYSRSEAGIKNSENLLATIQQVSKESSENVKNLDQLQNQADSIKGIVKTIQGIASQTNLLALNAAIEAARAGEYGRGFDVVAKEVRKLSVRVEQSISEVKENVEGIVREVGQVTESITRISEEIEKTNGQITVTTSDFAEIASAAEALDERSKQFIEII, from the coding sequence ATGTCCACTAAGCTTTACAGTCGTTCAGAGGCAGGTATTAAAAATAGTGAAAATTTACTTGCAACAATTCAACAAGTTTCAAAGGAATCTTCGGAAAATGTTAAAAATTTAGATCAATTACAAAATCAAGCAGATTCCATTAAAGGCATTGTCAAAACAATTCAAGGAATTGCCTCCCAAACAAACTTACTAGCTTTAAATGCAGCTATTGAAGCCGCAAGAGCTGGAGAGTATGGCAGAGGTTTTGATGTTGTCGCCAAAGAGGTACGAAAACTTTCCGTAAGAGTAGAGCAATCAATTTCAGAAGTGAAAGAAAATGTGGAAGGGATTGTACGTGAGGTTGGGCAAGTAACAGAAAGCATCACGCGAATTTCTGAGGAAATTGAAAAAACGAATGGGCAAATTACTGTGACGACGAGTGATTTTGCTGAAATCGCTTCTGCAGCAGAGGCTTTAGATGAACGGTCTAAACAATTTATTGAAATAATTTAA
- a CDS encoding TIGR00730 family Rossman fold protein, which yields MRIAVYCGSGLGNNPIYAEKASELGTVLAQHGHGIVYGGSKIGLMGKVADAALVAGGEVIGVMPTHLQKQEIVHAALTEIHFVESMHIRKAKMVELADAFIALPGGGGTLDEYFEVFTWAQIRLHEKPVILFNVNGFYDALLQHFSKMLEEGFIRPEHKALIRVATTAEEVLTMIK from the coding sequence ATGAGAATCGCAGTATATTGTGGATCAGGACTTGGCAATAACCCGATTTATGCTGAAAAGGCAAGTGAATTAGGAACGGTATTAGCACAACATGGACATGGTATTGTTTATGGAGGTTCTAAAATAGGATTGATGGGCAAAGTGGCAGATGCTGCATTAGTAGCAGGTGGAGAAGTGATTGGTGTCATGCCTACTCATTTACAAAAACAAGAAATTGTTCATGCCGCATTGACAGAAATCCATTTTGTAGAATCCATGCATATACGTAAGGCAAAAATGGTTGAATTAGCAGATGCTTTTATTGCGTTACCAGGTGGTGGCGGTACACTGGACGAATATTTTGAAGTATTTACATGGGCGCAAATTAGATTACATGAAAAACCTGTTATTTTATTTAACGTCAATGGTTTTTATGACGCACTGCTACAACATTTTTCTAAAATGCTAGAGGAGGGCTTTATACGCCCAGAACACAAGGCATTAATTCGTGTCGCAACAACGGCAGAAGAAGTTTTAACAATGATAAAATAA
- a CDS encoding deoxynucleoside kinase → MNLREKYDIPPQTVITIAGTVGVGKSTMTKALAQALNFRTSFEKVDTNPYLDKFYDDFEKWSFHLQVYFLAERFKEQKRIFEYGGGFVQDRSIYEDTGIFAKMHYDKGTMSPTDYETYRNLFDAMVMTPYFPHPDLLVYLEGPIDDVIGRIQERGREMEQQTPNDYWIEMHERYENWINNFNSCPVLRLDINDYDLLKNPDAIESIVSRISHMLKQTSHLRK, encoded by the coding sequence ATGAATTTGAGAGAGAAATATGATATTCCACCACAAACTGTTATTACAATTGCCGGAACAGTAGGTGTAGGAAAATCAACGATGACAAAGGCGCTAGCACAAGCGTTAAATTTCCGTACATCATTTGAAAAAGTAGATACCAATCCATACTTAGATAAGTTTTATGATGACTTTGAAAAATGGAGCTTCCATTTACAAGTCTATTTTCTAGCAGAGCGTTTTAAAGAGCAGAAGCGTATTTTCGAATATGGTGGGGGCTTTGTGCAAGATCGTTCTATTTATGAAGATACAGGGATTTTTGCCAAAATGCATTATGATAAAGGAACAATGAGTCCAACTGATTATGAAACGTATCGTAATTTATTTGATGCGATGGTGATGACACCGTATTTCCCGCACCCAGATTTATTAGTTTATTTAGAGGGGCCGATTGATGATGTCATTGGACGTATTCAAGAGCGTGGTCGTGAGATGGAGCAGCAAACACCGAATGATTATTGGATTGAAATGCATGAGCGTTACGAAAATTGGATAAATAATTTTAATTCATGCCCTGTCCTACGTTTAGATATTAATGATTATGATTTATTAAAAAATCCAGACGCAATTGAATCAATTGTCAGTCGCATAAGTCATATGCTAAAGCAAACAAGTCATTTACGTAAATAG
- a CDS encoding deoxynucleoside kinase, with product MTVPFVAVEGPIGVGKTSLAKEVAATFNYHLLKEIVDENPFLNKFYENIEEWSFQTEMFFLCNRYKQLTDIKKLRLAQKTSVVSDYHIFKNLIFAKRTLPPAEYEKYEEIYQILTKDMPVPNVVVYLHASVDTLMKRIAKRGREFEKMISREYMEQLVADYHTFTEHFEQLHPEIPVIRFNGDQLDFVKNPQDLQYVLKTIEDTLQQRSLQQ from the coding sequence GTGACGGTTCCATTTGTTGCAGTAGAAGGTCCGATTGGTGTAGGCAAAACTTCATTGGCAAAAGAGGTAGCGGCGACATTTAATTACCATCTATTAAAAGAAATTGTAGACGAAAATCCGTTTTTAAATAAGTTTTATGAAAATATAGAGGAATGGAGTTTCCAAACGGAAATGTTCTTCCTGTGTAATCGCTATAAACAATTAACAGATATAAAGAAGTTACGTTTAGCACAAAAGACATCAGTTGTATCGGACTATCATATTTTTAAAAATTTAATTTTTGCAAAGCGTACATTGCCACCTGCCGAGTACGAAAAGTATGAAGAAATCTATCAAATTTTAACAAAAGATATGCCTGTGCCTAATGTCGTTGTTTATTTACATGCTAGTGTTGATACGTTAATGAAACGCATTGCTAAACGGGGGCGTGAATTTGAGAAAATGATTTCACGTGAATATATGGAGCAGTTAGTAGCAGACTATCATACTTTTACAGAGCACTTTGAGCAGCTACATCCCGAAATACCTGTAATCCGATTTAATGGAGATCAACTTGATTTTGTAAAAAACCCACAAGATTTACAATATGTATTAAAAACAATCGAAGATACGTTACAACAAAGGAGCTTGCAACAATGA
- a CDS encoding heavy metal translocating P-type ATPase: MRSELKETNLQITGMTCAACATRIEKGLKKMEGVEQATVNLALEKSSIKYDPAILSEVDFEKKIEALGYGVVKQKAELDITGMTCAACATRIEKGLNKLSGVSTATVNLALEKASIEFNPTEVSVSDIIGKVEKLGYGAHQKADERATEDYREKAIKQQQQKFLFSAILSLPLLWTMVAHFSLTSFLYVPDFLMNPWVQLVLATPVQFIIGKQFYVGAYKALRNGSANMDVLVVMGTSAAYFYSVYQAIVTVNSHHGPHLYFETSAVLITLILLGKLFEAKAKGRSSEAIKKLMGLQAKSAIVVRDGVEKEVPLEEVVIGDILLVKPGEKIPVDGEVVEGTTAVDESMLTGESLPVDKKQGDVLYGSTINKNGFVKMLATKVGRDTALAQIIKVVEDAQGSKAPIQRLADQISGIFVPIVVGIAIVTFLVWILWVKPGEFTPALEVLIAVLVIACPCALGLATPTSIMAGSGRAAEFGILFKGGEHLEQTQRIDTVVVDKTGTVTHGKPILTDVVLATGQEEASFLSLIGAAEKQSEHPLAQAIVQGIEERSITLGDVQFFEAIPGYGVQATVSGQGVVIGTRKLMQQYDIDIQHILPTMETLEENGKTAMLAAINGQYAGLVAVADTVKDTSKEAIRRLQDMGITVIMMTGDNERTAQAIGQEVGVNHVIAEVLPEGKADEVKKLQATGKNVAMVGDGINDAPALATANIGMAIGTGTDVAMEAADITLIRGDLTSIADAIIMSRKTMRNIKQNLFWAFAYNTLGIPIAAMGLLAPWVAGAAMAFSSVSVVLNALRLQRAKL, translated from the coding sequence ATGCGTTCTGAATTGAAGGAAACGAACCTACAAATTACTGGCATGACTTGCGCAGCGTGTGCTACGCGTATTGAGAAAGGCTTGAAAAAAATGGAGGGTGTCGAGCAAGCAACCGTAAACTTAGCGCTTGAAAAATCCTCTATAAAATATGATCCAGCAATATTGAGTGAAGTAGACTTTGAAAAGAAAATCGAAGCGTTAGGCTATGGCGTCGTAAAACAGAAAGCGGAACTTGATATTACAGGTATGACGTGTGCTGCATGTGCCACTCGTATTGAGAAAGGTTTAAATAAGCTTTCAGGTGTTTCAACAGCAACTGTAAACTTGGCACTTGAAAAAGCATCCATCGAATTTAATCCAACAGAGGTTTCTGTATCGGATATTATCGGTAAGGTTGAGAAGCTGGGATATGGTGCTCATCAAAAAGCGGATGAGCGAGCAACTGAAGATTATCGAGAAAAGGCAATAAAACAACAGCAACAAAAATTTCTTTTTTCAGCTATTCTTTCGCTACCATTACTGTGGACGATGGTTGCTCACTTTTCATTGACATCGTTTTTATATGTCCCCGATTTTTTAATGAATCCTTGGGTGCAATTAGTGTTAGCTACACCAGTTCAATTTATTATTGGGAAACAATTTTATGTAGGTGCATATAAAGCTTTACGTAATGGCAGTGCTAATATGGATGTCCTTGTCGTTATGGGGACTTCAGCAGCTTATTTTTACAGCGTTTATCAAGCCATTGTTACAGTTAATTCACATCATGGACCGCATCTATACTTTGAAACGAGTGCCGTTTTAATTACGTTAATTCTTTTAGGTAAATTATTCGAAGCAAAGGCAAAAGGGCGTTCATCAGAAGCGATTAAAAAGCTAATGGGTCTGCAAGCAAAATCTGCGATAGTTGTGCGAGATGGAGTAGAAAAAGAAGTCCCATTAGAAGAAGTTGTGATTGGTGATATTTTATTAGTTAAACCAGGTGAAAAAATTCCTGTAGATGGTGAAGTAGTAGAAGGTACAACAGCCGTTGATGAATCAATGCTAACAGGGGAAAGTCTTCCGGTAGATAAAAAACAAGGAGATGTATTATACGGTTCAACCATTAATAAAAATGGCTTTGTGAAAATGTTAGCAACCAAAGTTGGTCGAGACACAGCACTTGCTCAAATTATTAAAGTTGTAGAAGATGCACAAGGTTCAAAAGCTCCCATACAACGTTTAGCAGACCAAATTTCGGGTATATTCGTGCCGATTGTTGTTGGTATTGCGATTGTGACATTCCTTGTTTGGATTTTATGGGTAAAACCTGGTGAATTTACACCTGCACTAGAAGTGTTAATTGCGGTTCTTGTTATTGCTTGTCCTTGTGCGCTAGGCTTAGCGACACCGACCTCTATTATGGCAGGTTCTGGTCGCGCCGCTGAATTTGGGATTTTGTTTAAAGGGGGCGAGCATTTAGAACAAACGCAACGCATTGATACAGTTGTTGTCGATAAAACAGGAACCGTAACACACGGCAAACCGATATTAACAGACGTTGTACTAGCAACGGGGCAAGAAGAAGCATCCTTTCTTTCATTGATTGGGGCAGCAGAGAAACAATCCGAACATCCGCTAGCACAAGCCATTGTGCAAGGAATTGAAGAGCGAAGTATCACACTTGGCGATGTTCAATTTTTTGAGGCCATTCCAGGTTACGGCGTGCAAGCAACCGTTTCGGGTCAAGGTGTGGTAATCGGGACACGTAAATTAATGCAACAATATGATATAGATATTCAGCATATATTGCCGACAATGGAGACATTAGAGGAAAACGGTAAAACCGCTATGTTGGCTGCTATAAACGGTCAATATGCTGGCCTTGTTGCTGTTGCAGATACGGTAAAAGATACGTCAAAAGAAGCCATTCGTCGTTTACAGGATATGGGTATTACAGTCATTATGATGACGGGTGATAACGAACGGACTGCGCAAGCAATCGGTCAGGAAGTTGGGGTTAACCATGTTATCGCAGAAGTACTTCCAGAAGGAAAAGCGGATGAAGTGAAAAAACTGCAAGCTACAGGCAAAAACGTAGCGATGGTTGGTGATGGCATTAATGATGCACCAGCATTAGCAACTGCCAATATTGGGATGGCCATAGGAACTGGTACAGATGTGGCAATGGAGGCTGCTGATATTACGCTTATTCGTGGTGATTTAACTAGCATTGCGGATGCCATTATTATGAGTCGTAAAACAATGCGCAATATTAAGCAAAATCTATTTTGGGCATTTGCATATAATACATTAGGGATTCCAATTGCAGCTATGGGCCTTCTTGCACCGTGGGTAGCGGGTGCAGCTATGGCATTCAGCTCAGTGTCCGTCGTGTTAAATGCCTTACGTTTACAACGAGCAAAATTATAG
- the copZ gene encoding copper chaperone CopZ encodes MQNVTLNVQGMSCGHCVNAVEKSVGALAGVEQVTVNLADGLVDVAFDDAQVSLAQIKETIDDQGYEVE; translated from the coding sequence ATGCAAAATGTAACATTAAACGTACAAGGAATGTCATGTGGACATTGTGTCAATGCAGTGGAAAAAAGTGTCGGCGCATTAGCGGGTGTAGAACAAGTAACAGTAAATTTAGCAGATGGTTTGGTAGATGTCGCATTTGACGATGCCCAAGTATCACTTGCGCAAATTAAAGAAACGATTGACGATCAAGGCTACGAGGTAGAATAA
- a CDS encoding metal-sensitive transcriptional regulator, with amino-acid sequence MEDTVKEDACHTEETASCRKSHHPERVKKDLTTRLNRVEGQIRGIKGMIEKDVYCDDIITQLSATQSALNSVAKILLEGHLKGCVVDRLSEGDEAVLDELVVTIQKLMKK; translated from the coding sequence TTGGAGGACACAGTGAAAGAGGATGCTTGTCATACAGAGGAAACTGCATCGTGTCGAAAAAGTCATCACCCTGAGCGCGTGAAAAAGGATTTAACGACTCGCTTAAATCGAGTAGAAGGTCAAATCCGAGGTATTAAGGGAATGATTGAAAAAGACGTTTACTGTGATGATATCATCACGCAACTGTCTGCCACGCAATCAGCTTTGAATAGCGTAGCGAAAATTTTATTAGAAGGTCATTTAAAAGGCTGTGTCGTAGATCGCCTATCTGAAGGCGATGAAGCGGTTCTAGATGAGTTAGTCGTGACCATTCAAAAATTAATGAAAAAATAA
- a CDS encoding cation diffusion facilitator family transporter: MGHNHDHGHDHTHGANKKVLLLSFIIITSYMVIEAIGGFLTNSLALLSDAGHMLSDSISLAIALLAFIFGEKAASFSKTYGYKRFEILAAVLNGVTLILIALFIFYEAIERFANPPEVATTGMLIISVIGLLINIVVAWIMMRGGDTEDNLNMRGAFLHVLSDMLGSVGAIIAALVIMFFGWGWADPLASVIVALLVLRSGYFVTKSAIHVLMEGTPSNVDVQEIIQIMEQTEGVQSIHDLHIWTITSGTNALSCHAVVDDQLNIGESEHILREIEHNLEHKGIKHITIQLETAANRHDESILCNLKSEPVHHDHH; the protein is encoded by the coding sequence ATGGGGCATAATCACGATCACGGTCATGATCATACACATGGTGCAAATAAAAAGGTGCTTTTACTATCCTTTATCATCATTACGAGTTATATGGTGATTGAAGCAATTGGTGGGTTCTTAACAAATAGTTTGGCACTTTTATCGGATGCTGGCCATATGTTAAGTGACTCAATTTCTTTAGCCATTGCACTTCTTGCTTTTATTTTTGGAGAAAAAGCAGCTAGCTTTAGTAAAACATATGGTTATAAAAGGTTTGAAATATTAGCTGCAGTGTTAAATGGTGTAACATTAATTTTAATTGCGTTATTTATTTTCTATGAAGCCATTGAGCGTTTTGCAAATCCACCAGAAGTAGCAACAACAGGTATGCTGATTATTAGTGTAATTGGTTTGTTAATTAATATAGTAGTGGCTTGGATTATGATGCGGGGTGGAGATACGGAAGACAATTTAAACATGCGTGGTGCATTTTTACATGTTCTTAGTGATATGCTTGGCTCTGTCGGTGCCATCATTGCTGCTTTAGTCATTATGTTTTTCGGCTGGGGCTGGGCCGATCCACTTGCCAGTGTTATTGTTGCATTATTAGTACTACGTAGTGGATATTTTGTGACAAAGTCTGCTATCCATGTTCTTATGGAAGGAACACCTTCAAATGTCGACGTTCAGGAAATCATTCAAATAATGGAGCAAACTGAAGGTGTGCAAAGTATTCATGATCTTCATATTTGGACGATAACTAGCGGAACAAATGCATTGTCCTGTCATGCAGTTGTCGATGACCAGCTAAACATTGGAGAAAGCGAGCATATTTTACGTGAAATTGAACATAATCTTGAACATAAGGGCATAAAGCATATAACGATTCAATTGGAAACCGCAGCGAACCGCCATGATGAATCAATTTTATGTAATCTTAAGAGTGAGCCAGTTCATCACGATCACCATTAA
- a CDS encoding ArsR/SmtB family transcription factor has product MDEQVKQGEIETGNGKHLDEETLFVVSQTFKALSDPTRIRILNLLCSDEHSVNDIAEILDLSQSTVSHQLRFLKNLRLVKFRREGTSLYYSKDDDHIMNLLKQAIEHATHN; this is encoded by the coding sequence ATGGATGAACAAGTTAAACAGGGCGAAATAGAAACCGGTAATGGCAAGCACTTAGATGAGGAAACGTTATTTGTTGTTTCTCAAACGTTTAAAGCATTGAGTGATCCAACAAGAATACGGATTTTAAATTTATTATGTTCAGATGAGCATTCGGTTAACGACATTGCTGAAATATTAGACTTAAGTCAGTCAACGGTATCCCATCAATTACGATTTTTAAAAAATTTACGATTAGTAAAATTCAGGAGGGAAGGAACAAGCTTATATTATTCAAAAGATGATGACCACATTATGAATTTATTGAAGCAAGCAATTGAACACGCTACGCACAACTAA
- the tadA gene encoding tRNA adenosine(34) deaminase TadA produces MDIFEKDRIFMNQALEEAKKAALLGEVPIGAVLVYEGEIIARAHNLRETTQNATTHAELMVIQEACKKLGSWRLEQTTLYVTLEPCPMCAGAILQSRVPRVVYGARDIKAGCVDSLYHLLNDARFNHDCDVTEGILAEECGQILTDFFRALRERKKAEKKARKMAESSEPQ; encoded by the coding sequence GTGGATATTTTTGAAAAAGACCGCATATTTATGAACCAAGCTTTAGAGGAAGCAAAAAAAGCTGCTTTGCTTGGTGAGGTACCAATAGGGGCCGTTCTTGTATATGAAGGAGAAATTATTGCGCGCGCGCATAATCTACGTGAAACAACTCAAAATGCAACTACGCATGCCGAATTAATGGTGATTCAAGAAGCATGTAAAAAACTTGGTAGTTGGCGTCTTGAACAAACAACACTTTATGTCACACTGGAACCTTGCCCTATGTGTGCAGGGGCTATTTTGCAGTCGCGAGTGCCACGTGTTGTATACGGCGCACGGGACATAAAAGCTGGCTGTGTCGATTCACTCTATCATTTATTAAATGATGCGCGCTTCAACCATGACTGTGATGTAACGGAAGGTATATTAGCTGAAGAATGCGGACAAATTTTAACCGATTTTTTTAGAGCATTACGCGAACGAAAAAAAGCTGAGAAAAAAGCACGGAAAATGGCAGAATCTAGTGAGCCACAATAA